One window of the Candidatus Polarisedimenticolia bacterium genome contains the following:
- a CDS encoding nucleotide sugar dehydrogenase, whose amino-acid sequence MGLKEKIESGSARIGIIGLGYVGLPLACEYVRAGFRVIGIDNDASKVERVNRGSSYVQDVSDEALRARIGEKGLTATSDVASLRECDAVIICVPTPLRKTRDPDISYIVAAVDGIAREMHSEMLVILESTTYPGTTEEVIRPRLEANGLKAGRDFFLAFSPERVDPGNARFNTRNTPKIVGGVTPACGAMAASLYRKAVDTVIEVSSTQSAEMIKLLENTFRSVNIGLVNEIALMCDRLGLDVWEVIDAAATKPFGFMPFYPGPGLGGHCIPIDPHYLSWKLKTLNYYAKFIELASEINGNMPHYVVSKIADALNAHRKSVNGSRILVLGVAYKKDIGDVRESPALDVIKLLQDRGAEVLMNDPYAGEIHLDHGVLQSVPLGDEVLAAADCTVIVTNHSSYDYARIVEKSRLVVDTRNATRDIREGREKIRKI is encoded by the coding sequence GTGGGACTGAAGGAAAAAATCGAATCGGGAAGCGCGCGGATCGGGATCATCGGGCTGGGGTACGTGGGGCTGCCGCTCGCGTGCGAATACGTGCGCGCCGGATTCCGGGTGATCGGAATCGACAACGACGCGTCCAAGGTGGAGCGCGTCAACCGCGGATCCTCGTACGTCCAGGACGTCTCCGACGAGGCGCTCCGCGCCCGCATCGGAGAGAAGGGCCTGACGGCGACGAGCGACGTCGCGTCCCTGAGGGAATGTGACGCGGTGATCATCTGCGTGCCGACTCCGCTGCGCAAGACCCGGGACCCCGACATCTCCTACATCGTCGCCGCGGTCGACGGCATCGCCCGCGAGATGCATTCCGAGATGCTCGTGATTCTCGAGAGCACGACCTATCCCGGAACGACCGAGGAGGTGATCCGCCCCCGCCTGGAGGCCAACGGACTCAAGGCGGGGCGCGATTTCTTCCTGGCGTTTTCGCCCGAAAGGGTGGACCCCGGCAACGCGCGCTTCAACACGCGCAACACCCCGAAAATCGTTGGAGGCGTGACTCCCGCGTGCGGGGCCATGGCGGCCTCGCTGTATCGCAAGGCCGTGGACACGGTCATCGAAGTGTCCTCGACCCAGTCCGCGGAGATGATCAAGCTCCTGGAGAACACGTTCCGGAGCGTGAACATCGGACTGGTGAACGAAATCGCGCTCATGTGCGATCGCCTCGGACTGGACGTGTGGGAAGTGATTGACGCGGCAGCCACCAAGCCGTTCGGCTTCATGCCCTTCTACCCGGGACCGGGGCTCGGAGGGCACTGCATCCCCATCGACCCGCATTACCTTTCCTGGAAGCTCAAGACGCTGAACTACTACGCGAAATTCATCGAGCTGGCCAGCGAAATCAACGGCAACATGCCGCATTACGTCGTCAGCAAGATCGCGGACGCGCTGAACGCGCACCGGAAATCGGTGAACGGCTCGCGCATCCTGGTGTTGGGGGTGGCCTACAAGAAGGACATCGGGGACGTGCGCGAATCCCCGGCCCTGGACGTCATCAAGCTGCTGCAGGATCGCGGGGCGGAGGTCCTCATGAACGACCCGTACGCCGGGGAAATCCACCTCGACCACGGTGTTCTCCAATCGGTGCCGCTGGGCGACGAGGTCCTCGCCGCCGCCGATTGCACGGTGATCGTGACGAATCATTCGTCCTATGATTACGCGCGGATCGTAGAGAAGTCGCGCCTCGTGGTGGACACGCGCAATGCCACACGGGACATTCGCGAGGGCCGCGAGAAGATCCGCAAGATCTGA
- a CDS encoding GDP-mannose 4,6-dehydratase — protein MGAILVTGGAGFIGSHLCERLIRGGREVVCLDVFDNFYAKTVKLRNIEALKSEERFHLYEGDIRDPALLENLFGHHALDAVVHLAARAGVRPSLEMPRLYADVNVTGTASLLEHSRTFKVRRFLFGSSSSVYGNSETAPFSESAPAAEPVSPYAATKRAGELLAYTYHHLYGMDVGCLRFFTVYGPRQRPEMAIHKFARLIDRGDAVPVFGDGSSARDYTYVDDIVSGVAAAVDRVQGFQTINLGRAEVVTLTELLGHLERALGKKARITRQTEQPGDVRQTCADVSRAREILGYEPKVGIEEGIGRFVEWYRAQPPS, from the coding sequence TTGGGCGCCATCCTGGTCACCGGAGGAGCGGGATTCATCGGGTCTCATCTGTGCGAGCGCCTCATCCGCGGCGGCCGGGAGGTCGTCTGCCTCGACGTCTTCGACAATTTCTACGCCAAGACCGTCAAGCTGCGGAACATCGAGGCCCTGAAATCGGAGGAGCGCTTTCATCTCTACGAGGGGGACATCCGCGACCCCGCGCTCCTGGAGAACCTGTTCGGCCACCACGCCCTCGACGCGGTGGTCCATCTTGCCGCCCGGGCCGGGGTGCGCCCCTCGTTGGAGATGCCGCGGCTTTACGCGGACGTCAACGTGACGGGAACCGCGTCGCTGCTCGAGCACTCGCGGACCTTCAAGGTGAGGAGGTTCCTCTTCGGATCGTCCTCCTCGGTGTATGGAAACAGCGAGACGGCCCCGTTCTCGGAGTCGGCGCCCGCCGCCGAGCCGGTGTCCCCCTACGCAGCGACGAAGCGCGCGGGCGAGCTGCTCGCCTACACCTACCATCACCTGTACGGCATGGACGTGGGTTGCCTCCGGTTCTTCACCGTCTACGGTCCCCGGCAGAGGCCGGAGATGGCCATTCACAAGTTCGCGCGCCTGATCGACCGCGGCGACGCGGTGCCCGTTTTCGGAGACGGCAGCTCGGCGCGCGATTACACCTACGTCGACGATATCGTCAGCGGCGTCGCCGCGGCGGTCGATCGCGTTCAAGGCTTTCAGACGATCAACCTCGGGCGCGCCGAAGTGGTCACGCTCACGGAGCTGCTGGGCCACCTCGAGCGCGCCCTCGGCAAGAAGGCGAGGATCACCCGCCAAACCGAGCAGCCCGGGGACGTGCGCCAAACGTGCGCCGACGTGTCCCGCGCCCGGGAAATCCTCGGCTACGAGCCGAAGGTGGGAATCGAAGAGGGGATCGGGCGTTTCGTGGAGTGGTACCGCGCGCAGCCCCCCTCCTGA
- a CDS encoding glycosyltransferase family 2 protein — protein sequence MRVSVVMPVFNEEKTVETIIGRVLRAPGVFELVVVDDASTDSTSAALGRVSDPRVRAFRHDRNQGKGAALRTAFGKVQGDLVIIQDADLEYDPSDYARLLAPIEAGLADVVYGSRFSGETHRVLFFWHYVGNRLLTTLSNMFTNLNLTDMETCYKACRVEVVRSLSFRSNRFGIEPEITAKIARHGFRVYETSISYHGRDYAAGKKITWRDGFRALVAIVYYHFFD from the coding sequence ATGAGAGTCTCGGTGGTCATGCCGGTCTTCAACGAGGAGAAGACCGTCGAGACGATCATCGGGCGGGTCCTGCGAGCTCCGGGAGTCTTCGAGCTCGTCGTCGTGGACGATGCTTCGACCGATTCGACGTCCGCCGCCCTGGGCCGGGTTTCGGACCCGCGCGTCAGGGCGTTTCGTCACGATAGGAACCAGGGAAAGGGCGCGGCTCTTCGCACCGCCTTCGGGAAGGTGCAAGGGGACCTCGTGATCATCCAGGATGCCGACCTCGAATACGATCCTTCCGACTATGCCCGCCTTCTGGCGCCGATCGAAGCCGGCCTCGCCGACGTCGTGTACGGCTCGCGGTTCTCGGGAGAGACCCACCGCGTGCTGTTCTTCTGGCACTATGTGGGGAACCGCCTGCTGACGACGCTCTCCAACATGTTCACGAACTTGAACCTCACCGACATGGAGACCTGCTACAAGGCCTGCCGAGTCGAAGTCGTCCGCAGCCTCAGCTTCCGCTCGAACCGGTTCGGCATCGAGCCCGAGATCACGGCCAAGATCGCCCGGCACGGCTTCCGGGTCTACGAGACGTCGATCTCGTACCACGGAAGGGACTACGCGGCCGGCAAGAAGATCACCTGGCGCGACGGATTCAGGGCTCTCGTGGCCATCGTCTACTATCACTTCTTCGATTGA
- a CDS encoding sugar phosphate nucleotidyltransferase, with product MRSRASRLCVMILAGGRGERFWPLSRVHRPKPLLDLGLGETLLGATLRRAEGLAPRRAIRVVASAPLSRILRRQAGNRGRAGWLFEPAARDTGPAALLATWTAWKEDPRSEVLVLPADHHIEGEAAFRSAVARARKLARAGYLVVFGVAPSRPDSEFGYVVPGKRLERSAFEVRRFVEKPSRSRAAALIRNDSALWNSGMFLWRADAFLDEASRCEPSFAVWLENQKKRRSAVSARKSFASLRRLSVDRAVMEKSRRVAVIPARFGWSDLGSWRSLYDLLRPDKRGNAGWGELVALESRGNLVFHPRGLTVLAGVRDLLVVNAGRVLLVCPRTRANAMKDIVQQLREAGHVDHL from the coding sequence TTGAGAAGTCGGGCGTCGAGGCTTTGCGTGATGATTCTGGCGGGGGGCCGGGGCGAGCGTTTCTGGCCGCTCTCCCGCGTCCATCGTCCCAAGCCTCTGCTCGACCTGGGCCTCGGGGAGACGCTTCTGGGCGCGACGCTTCGGCGGGCCGAGGGACTGGCCCCTCGCCGGGCGATCCGCGTGGTGGCCAGCGCGCCGCTGTCCCGCATCCTCCGCCGGCAGGCGGGAAACCGGGGCCGTGCTGGGTGGCTCTTCGAGCCGGCGGCACGGGATACCGGACCCGCGGCCCTCCTGGCGACCTGGACCGCCTGGAAGGAGGACCCGCGATCCGAGGTGCTCGTTCTCCCGGCCGACCATCACATCGAGGGTGAGGCGGCGTTCCGCTCGGCCGTGGCGCGCGCGCGGAAACTGGCCCGGGCCGGATATCTCGTCGTCTTCGGAGTGGCTCCCAGCCGCCCGGATTCCGAGTTTGGCTACGTCGTTCCCGGCAAGCGCCTGGAGCGGAGCGCGTTCGAAGTGCGCCGGTTCGTCGAAAAGCCGTCGCGGTCTCGCGCGGCAGCCTTGATTCGCAACGATTCGGCGCTCTGGAACTCCGGCATGTTCCTGTGGAGGGCGGACGCGTTCCTGGACGAGGCCTCCCGATGCGAGCCGAGCTTCGCCGTCTGGCTCGAAAACCAGAAAAAGCGACGGAGCGCCGTCTCGGCCCGGAAGTCCTTCGCGAGCCTGCGGCGCCTCTCGGTCGACCGGGCCGTCATGGAGAAATCCCGCCGCGTGGCCGTGATCCCGGCGCGCTTCGGCTGGTCGGATCTCGGATCCTGGAGATCTCTTTATGATCTCCTGCGGCCGGACAAGCGGGGTAATGCCGGCTGGGGTGAGCTCGTCGCGCTGGAGAGCCGTGGAAACCTGGTGTTCCACCCGCGCGGGCTTACCGTCCTTGCCGGAGTCCGGGATCTTCTCGTGGTGAACGCCGGGAGAGTTCTGCTCGTCTGCCCGCGAACCCGGGCGAACGCCATGAAGGACATCGTTCAGCAATTGCGGGAGGCGGGCCACGTCGACCACCTTTGA
- a CDS encoding UDP-glucose/GDP-mannose dehydrogenase family protein, with amino-acid sequence MNIAVVGTGYVGLVTGTCFAEFGVNVSCVDVDTAKISQLREGKVPIFEPGLEEMVRRNLAEKRLSFTTDLDAAVKASQVIFIAVGTPQGEDGAADLSFVRQVARGIARSMKDYKVVVTKSTVPMGTGAMIRKLIREEQATPVEFSVASNPEFLREGSAIEDFMRPNRVVIGADDPPAIEILKELYNPLYLIEAPFLITTVISAEMIKYASNAFLATKISFINDIAHLCEKVGADVHDVAKGMGLDHRIGRLFLHPGPGYGGSCFPKDTLAILKVARENGVDLRVIRSAVEVNDDQVERMVRKIEQGLGALKGKKIGVLGLSFKPNTSDIRESPAMRIITALLDLGASVRAYDPVAMPEARTLLGSVEMGSDAYDTATGCDALVLATEWNQFRNLDLPRLKELMRSPVLIDLRNVYEPGDMARLGFRYAAVGR; translated from the coding sequence ATGAATATTGCCGTGGTCGGAACGGGCTACGTCGGTCTCGTCACGGGAACGTGTTTCGCAGAGTTCGGCGTCAACGTCAGCTGCGTCGACGTGGACACGGCCAAGATCTCCCAGCTCCGCGAGGGGAAGGTCCCCATCTTCGAGCCGGGGCTCGAGGAGATGGTACGGAGGAACCTCGCGGAAAAGCGCCTCTCCTTCACGACCGATCTCGACGCCGCGGTCAAGGCGTCGCAAGTGATCTTCATCGCCGTCGGGACTCCTCAGGGGGAGGACGGCGCCGCCGATCTCAGCTTCGTCCGGCAGGTCGCGCGAGGGATCGCCCGTTCGATGAAGGATTACAAGGTGGTGGTCACGAAGAGCACGGTGCCCATGGGGACGGGGGCCATGATCCGAAAGCTCATCCGCGAGGAGCAAGCGACTCCGGTGGAGTTCTCCGTCGCCTCCAATCCCGAGTTCCTGCGGGAAGGCTCGGCCATCGAAGATTTCATGAGGCCGAACCGCGTCGTGATCGGAGCCGACGATCCGCCCGCCATCGAGATCCTCAAGGAGCTCTACAACCCCCTGTACCTGATCGAGGCGCCGTTCCTGATCACCACGGTGATCAGCGCCGAGATGATCAAATACGCGAGCAACGCGTTTCTCGCCACTAAGATTTCGTTCATCAACGACATCGCGCATCTGTGCGAGAAGGTCGGCGCCGACGTGCACGACGTGGCCAAGGGGATGGGACTCGATCATCGGATCGGCAGGCTCTTCCTGCACCCGGGGCCGGGCTATGGAGGGTCCTGCTTTCCGAAGGACACGCTGGCGATTCTCAAGGTGGCACGGGAGAACGGCGTCGATCTCCGGGTGATCCGGTCGGCCGTGGAGGTGAACGACGACCAGGTCGAGCGTATGGTGCGCAAGATCGAGCAGGGTCTGGGAGCGTTGAAGGGGAAGAAGATCGGCGTACTGGGACTCTCGTTCAAGCCGAACACGAGCGACATCCGGGAATCGCCGGCCATGCGAATCATCACGGCGCTGCTCGACTTGGGCGCCTCGGTGCGCGCCTACGATCCCGTCGCGATGCCGGAGGCCAGAACGCTCCTGGGGAGCGTCGAAATGGGGAGTGACGCCTACGATACGGCGACGGGCTGCGACGCGCTGGTCCTCGCGACCGAGTGGAATCAGTTTCGGAACCTCGATCTCCCGCGCCTCAAAGAGCTGATGCGATCGCCGGTTCTGATCGATCTGCGCAACGTCTACGAGCCGGGGGACATGGCCCGGCTCGGTTTCCGGTACGCGGCCGTCGGCCGCTGA
- a CDS encoding SDR family oxidoreductase translates to MPRFLVTGGAGFIGSSLVRELVARGEQVRVLDNFATGRRDNLRSLAGRIEVVEGRVEEPGTVATAMQGIDYVLHQAALPSVQRSVEAPVESHAANLTGTLVLLQAAAAAGARRFVYASSSSVYGDSPTLPKVETMPTDPLSPYAVGKLGGELYCRVFHRLHGLETVSLRYFNVFGPGQSPDSQYAAVVPRFIAALKAGHPPVVFGDGLQSRDFTYIDNVVQANLSACSAGKEAAGEAFNIATGQAVTLLDLLNRMKELLGSSVDPRFEPGRKGDVRASLADVRKAERLLGYRPRISLDEGLKRTLESFATSSPA, encoded by the coding sequence GTGCCGCGTTTTCTCGTCACCGGAGGGGCGGGCTTCATCGGGTCGAGCCTCGTGCGGGAGCTGGTCGCGCGCGGAGAGCAGGTGCGGGTGCTCGACAATTTCGCCACGGGACGGCGCGACAACCTCCGATCCCTCGCGGGCCGGATCGAGGTGGTCGAGGGCCGGGTGGAGGAGCCCGGCACCGTCGCGACGGCGATGCAGGGCATCGACTACGTCCTGCACCAGGCCGCGCTTCCCTCGGTGCAGCGCTCGGTCGAAGCGCCGGTGGAATCCCACGCCGCGAATCTGACGGGTACCCTCGTTCTTCTGCAGGCCGCGGCGGCCGCCGGGGCGCGGCGCTTCGTCTACGCCTCCTCGTCGTCGGTCTACGGCGACAGCCCGACGCTTCCCAAAGTGGAAACGATGCCGACCGATCCCCTCTCGCCCTACGCGGTCGGGAAGCTGGGAGGAGAGCTCTACTGCAGGGTCTTCCATCGTCTGCACGGGCTCGAGACCGTGTCGCTGCGATACTTCAACGTTTTCGGCCCGGGCCAGTCCCCCGATTCGCAGTATGCCGCGGTGGTGCCGCGCTTCATCGCCGCCCTCAAGGCGGGGCACCCGCCGGTGGTCTTCGGAGACGGGCTCCAGTCGCGGGACTTCACCTACATCGACAACGTCGTGCAGGCGAACCTCTCGGCGTGCTCCGCCGGGAAGGAGGCGGCGGGGGAAGCGTTCAACATCGCCACGGGCCAGGCCGTGACCCTGCTGGATCTCCTGAACAGGATGAAGGAGCTCCTCGGTTCCTCCGTCGACCCGCGGTTCGAGCCGGGCCGCAAGGGGGACGTGCGGGCCTCCCTCGCCGATGTCCGCAAAGCCGAGCGCCTCCTCGGCTATCGCCCTCGGATCTCCCTCGACGAGGGCCTGAAGCGGACCTTGGAGTCCTTCGCAACCTCAAGCCCCGCATGA